A window from Catalinimonas alkaloidigena encodes these proteins:
- a CDS encoding RagB/SusD family nutrient uptake outer membrane protein, protein MKAISLFTLCLFLCMVGCTDLKDESYDTIIAEQFTPAEDDIGSLIASAYVPWRNLFNKWQSYFWAQEICTDELIIPKRPWGWVDDGGYRRFHYHSWTSEDAIVSTCWQRAYNGITTCNRVIYQIENDLIPTGTFKESALAELKVLRASYYWVLCDMYGNVPIVTSFDVPADFLPTQNTRQEVFDFIVTEVTENLAQLSPKNDQSTYGRMNQWVAHTLLAKLYLNAEVYTGTSRWEECIAQCDAVINANVYSLEANQKNIFVTNNEGSKEIIWAFVYDDKYLVQYWDDWNAFDHHMQSLPQEMQATYNLQNSPWGGICAIPQFISTFDTLDDRFKENWIRGPQFSANGDQLIVQNGAQKGQPLNLVNVLPAVDTSEANHGLRLGKFEIADGSGAILKNDFPFFRYADILMMKAECLLRTGRADEAAALVTTVLERSFRTHPEKAAVTGAELMGGSTYDYGRRDVHGTSQEGGASVPYGRLLDELGYEFFEEAHRRQDLIRFGVFTEKSWLSHEPNGDYRTLYPLPQIEINKNSNLKQNPGY, encoded by the coding sequence ATGAAAGCCATATCCCTCTTTACGCTGTGTCTGTTCCTGTGCATGGTCGGGTGTACCGACCTGAAAGACGAAAGCTACGACACCATCATTGCTGAGCAGTTTACGCCGGCAGAAGACGACATCGGGTCGCTGATCGCCTCGGCGTATGTGCCCTGGCGGAACCTGTTCAACAAGTGGCAAAGCTACTTCTGGGCGCAGGAGATCTGTACCGACGAACTGATCATTCCCAAACGGCCGTGGGGGTGGGTGGACGACGGCGGCTACCGACGGTTCCACTACCACAGCTGGACGTCGGAAGACGCCATTGTGTCGACCTGCTGGCAACGGGCCTATAACGGCATCACGACCTGCAACCGGGTGATCTACCAGATCGAGAACGACCTGATTCCGACCGGTACGTTCAAGGAAAGTGCGCTGGCCGAGCTGAAAGTGCTGCGGGCGTCGTACTACTGGGTGCTGTGCGACATGTACGGCAACGTGCCCATCGTGACGTCGTTCGACGTGCCGGCCGATTTCCTGCCGACGCAAAATACCCGCCAGGAGGTATTCGATTTTATCGTGACCGAAGTGACCGAAAACCTGGCGCAACTGAGCCCGAAAAACGACCAGTCTACCTACGGCCGCATGAACCAGTGGGTCGCACATACGCTGCTGGCCAAGCTCTACCTCAACGCCGAGGTCTACACCGGCACGTCCCGCTGGGAAGAGTGCATCGCGCAGTGCGATGCGGTGATCAACGCCAACGTGTACAGCCTGGAAGCCAACCAAAAAAACATCTTCGTTACGAACAACGAAGGCTCGAAAGAGATCATCTGGGCGTTTGTGTACGACGACAAGTACCTGGTGCAGTACTGGGACGACTGGAACGCCTTCGACCACCACATGCAGTCCCTGCCGCAGGAAATGCAGGCCACTTACAACCTGCAAAATTCGCCGTGGGGCGGCATTTGTGCCATTCCGCAGTTCATCAGCACGTTCGATACGCTGGACGATCGGTTCAAGGAAAACTGGATTCGCGGGCCGCAGTTTTCCGCGAACGGCGATCAGTTGATCGTGCAGAACGGTGCGCAGAAAGGGCAACCGCTTAACCTGGTCAACGTGCTGCCGGCCGTCGATACGTCGGAGGCCAACCACGGCTTGCGCCTGGGCAAATTTGAAATTGCAGACGGCAGTGGGGCCATTCTCAAAAACGACTTCCCGTTTTTCCGCTACGCTGACATCCTGATGATGAAAGCGGAGTGTCTGTTGCGGACCGGCCGTGCCGACGAAGCGGCGGCGCTGGTCACCACGGTGCTGGAACGGAGCTTCCGTACCCATCCGGAAAAAGCGGCGGTCACCGGTGCGGAACTGATGGGCGGCAGCACCTACGACTACGGTCGTCGCGATGTGCACGGCACCAGCCAGGAGGGCGGTGCGTCCGTTCCGTACGGGCGGCTGTTAGACGAACTGGGCTACGAGTTTTTTGAAGAGGCGCATCGCCGTCAGGACCTGATCCGCTTCGGGGTCTTCACCGAGAAATCGTGGTTATCGCACGAGCCCAACGGCGATTACCGGACCCTGTACCCGCTTCCGCAGATCGAGATCAATAAAAACTCCAACCTGAAACAGAACCCCGGCTACTGA
- a CDS encoding SusC/RagA family TonB-linked outer membrane protein, producing the protein MKKVIYHAICLALAATPVCAGKAQSLALATARQQGEAARAAKRELTQVLQEIEDFYQVEFLYRMDAVEQKKVVLPELKSRSLPQVMSEVMQEAGLSYRKLDDTHYALYATLPPQGHLPHRAGQIVPSMRQLQVQTLAPRRLAPTALAVSGRITDVDGEGIPGVNVLEKGTTNGTITDVEGRYVLNVAETATLVFSAVGYLTQEVAVASRSTLDLTMEEDVKALEEVVVVGYGTQEKAEVTSSIASVKSREFIKAPVKNAGQLLQGKVAGLTVASSSGDPTSGVAVLLRGNTTILGANTSPLVLIDGIPGDLNTVAPEDIESIDVLKDGSAAAIYGVRGNNGVILITTKRFQEGGGEINTVEYSTQLSTQRIARRLNMLTADDYRQQIASGIRDASWDNGHSTDWFEETTQKPFSQVHNLTFRGGTSKTNYLLNFNYRGFNGIIKKSDNETFNGRIDVVHQMFKDKLTLNLGIIGRQNTYTTTGDGFSFNGWTYRQMMIQNPTSPTRNEDGNWFQEGIFDYDNPLARLYESDGRNKTQYTRYNARINFTPFNGLRLNANMAYDKYNQSRGYAETKRHVSTTRDGRNGYASVGADENIYRFLELIAEYRKNFGDHKFTALAGYGYQESEWLNMWMQNYDFATDAFGYANIGAGKALTEGKAAQGSSRGTNNLISFFGRSTYSFREKYLLMASVRHEAASQLYGTKKPWGTFPAVSVGWRVNEEAFLRGLSSLNNLKLRAGYGVTGNPPSDAFLGVATLSYADYFLVNGNWIRSLVPSQNPNPNLRWEEKKEFNVGLDYGLLNDRIYGSIDYYVRRIDGLLYDYQVPSPPNIYTSTRVNVGIMENKGLEVNLSTVPFKTDHFTWTSQFLFSTNANKLVSLSNDLYKLESNYFTAGGTGVPIQTHTHIVEIGERIGNFHGYKVVDVTDDGYWIYETKSGERVPYNDFNRGFDDKQIIGNGIPKYHAGWNNTFRYKSFDLSVTMRGSFAYQIINFQRMYYENTGDDRYNRLKSAYDPIFGKAVLNKNVPLEFNSYYVEDGDFWKIDNITLGYNFDHLKLKAIRSARVYVSTLNTFIITRYKGIDPEVSWTGLDPGIDNRDKYPTTRTFTLGVNLNF; encoded by the coding sequence ATGAAAAAAGTAATCTACCACGCTATTTGCCTGGCGTTGGCCGCTACGCCTGTGTGCGCAGGAAAGGCGCAGAGCCTGGCGCTGGCGACGGCCCGCCAGCAGGGTGAGGCCGCACGTGCCGCCAAGCGCGAGCTGACGCAGGTGCTTCAGGAAATCGAAGACTTCTACCAGGTGGAGTTCCTCTACCGTATGGATGCGGTCGAGCAAAAGAAAGTGGTGCTGCCGGAGCTGAAAAGCCGGTCGTTGCCCCAGGTGATGAGCGAAGTAATGCAAGAGGCCGGTCTGAGCTACCGTAAACTGGACGACACGCACTATGCGCTGTACGCGACCCTCCCGCCCCAGGGCCACTTGCCCCACCGCGCCGGGCAAATCGTTCCGTCCATGCGCCAGCTCCAGGTCCAGACCCTGGCCCCTCGCCGGCTTGCGCCGACCGCCCTTGCGGTGTCGGGCCGCATTACGGATGTCGACGGTGAGGGCATTCCCGGCGTCAATGTTCTGGAAAAGGGCACGACCAACGGGACCATCACCGATGTAGAAGGACGTTACGTGCTGAACGTAGCGGAAACCGCCACGCTGGTGTTCAGTGCTGTAGGGTACCTGACGCAGGAAGTAGCCGTGGCCAGCCGCAGCACGCTCGACCTCACCATGGAAGAGGACGTGAAAGCCCTGGAAGAAGTGGTGGTAGTCGGCTACGGCACGCAGGAAAAAGCGGAAGTGACCAGCTCCATCGCGTCGGTCAAGTCGCGGGAGTTCATCAAAGCGCCGGTGAAAAACGCCGGGCAACTGTTGCAGGGAAAAGTGGCCGGCCTGACGGTCGCTTCGTCGAGTGGTGACCCGACCAGTGGCGTCGCAGTGCTGTTGCGGGGCAATACTACCATTCTGGGGGCGAATACCTCGCCGCTGGTGCTGATCGACGGCATTCCGGGCGACCTGAACACCGTCGCGCCCGAAGACATCGAGTCGATCGACGTGCTGAAAGACGGTTCGGCCGCTGCGATTTATGGCGTCCGGGGAAACAACGGCGTAATTCTGATCACGACCAAGCGGTTCCAGGAAGGTGGCGGGGAGATCAACACCGTCGAATACAGCACTCAACTGAGCACGCAACGCATCGCCCGCCGGCTGAACATGCTCACGGCCGATGACTACCGGCAGCAGATTGCGTCGGGCATCCGCGACGCTTCGTGGGACAACGGGCATTCGACCGACTGGTTCGAAGAGACAACGCAGAAGCCCTTTTCGCAGGTCCACAACCTGACTTTCCGGGGGGGCACCAGCAAGACCAACTACCTGCTCAACTTCAACTACCGCGGGTTTAACGGCATCATCAAAAAGTCGGACAACGAAACGTTCAACGGCCGCATCGACGTGGTGCACCAGATGTTCAAAGACAAACTCACGCTGAACCTGGGCATCATCGGCCGGCAGAATACCTACACCACCACCGGCGACGGCTTCAGCTTCAACGGCTGGACCTACCGGCAGATGATGATCCAGAACCCCACCTCGCCGACCCGCAACGAAGACGGAAACTGGTTTCAGGAGGGGATTTTCGACTACGACAACCCGCTGGCGCGGCTCTACGAAAGCGACGGACGCAACAAAACGCAGTACACCCGCTACAACGCCCGCATCAACTTTACTCCGTTCAACGGCCTACGCCTGAACGCCAACATGGCCTACGACAAATACAACCAGTCGCGGGGCTATGCCGAAACCAAGCGCCACGTTTCCACCACCCGCGACGGGCGCAACGGTTACGCGTCGGTCGGAGCCGACGAAAACATCTACCGGTTTCTGGAGCTGATTGCCGAATACCGCAAAAATTTCGGCGATCACAAGTTTACGGCACTGGCCGGCTACGGCTACCAGGAGAGCGAGTGGCTGAACATGTGGATGCAGAACTACGACTTCGCGACCGATGCATTCGGCTACGCCAACATCGGGGCCGGAAAAGCCCTCACCGAAGGCAAAGCCGCGCAGGGCAGCAGCCGGGGTACCAACAACCTGATCAGTTTCTTTGGTCGCAGCACCTACAGTTTCCGGGAAAAATACCTGCTGATGGCCAGCGTGCGGCACGAAGCCGCCAGCCAGCTGTACGGCACCAAGAAGCCCTGGGGCACCTTCCCGGCCGTATCGGTCGGGTGGCGCGTCAACGAAGAAGCGTTTCTGAGAGGCCTCTCTTCGCTGAACAACCTGAAGCTGCGGGCGGGCTATGGCGTGACCGGCAACCCGCCGAGCGACGCTTTTCTGGGCGTTGCTACGCTGAGTTATGCCGACTATTTTCTGGTGAACGGCAACTGGATTCGTTCGCTGGTGCCGTCGCAGAACCCCAACCCGAACCTGCGCTGGGAAGAGAAAAAAGAGTTTAACGTCGGATTGGATTATGGGCTGTTGAACGACCGCATCTACGGCAGCATCGACTATTACGTGCGGCGCATCGACGGCCTGCTGTACGACTACCAGGTGCCCAGTCCTCCCAACATCTACACCTCGACGCGGGTCAACGTCGGCATCATGGAAAACAAAGGGTTGGAGGTCAACCTGTCGACGGTACCCTTCAAAACCGACCATTTTACCTGGACGTCGCAGTTCCTGTTTTCTACCAACGCCAACAAACTCGTCAGCCTGTCGAACGACCTGTACAAGCTGGAGTCGAATTACTTCACCGCCGGCGGCACGGGCGTTCCCATCCAGACCCATACGCACATCGTCGAAATCGGGGAGCGGATCGGCAACTTCCACGGCTACAAGGTGGTGGATGTGACCGACGACGGCTACTGGATCTACGAAACCAAATCGGGCGAGCGCGTGCCCTACAACGACTTCAACCGCGGCTTCGACGACAAGCAGATCATCGGCAACGGCATTCCGAAGTACCACGCCGGGTGGAACAACACCTTCCGCTACAAGAGCTTCGACCTGAGCGTGACCATGCGCGGCTCGTTTGCCTACCAGATCATCAACTTCCAGCGCATGTACTACGAAAATACCGGCGACGACCGGTACAACCGCCTGAAATCGGCCTACGATCCGATTTTCGGCAAAGCCGTGCTCAACAAAAACGTGCCGCTCGAATTCAACAGCTACTACGTGGAAGACGGCGACTTCTGGAAGATCGACAACATTACGCTGGGGTACAATTTCGACCACCTCAAGCTGAAGGCCATTCGGTCGGCACGGGTGTACGTATCGACGCTCAACACGTTCATCATCACGCGCTACAAGGGCATCGATCCGGAAGTGAGCTGGACGGGGCTGGACCCCGGCATCGACAACCGCGATAAGTACCCGACCACCCGCACCTTCACGCTGGGCGTTAACCTCAACTTTTAA
- a CDS encoding FecR family protein, whose product MKYTPEDLLRDPSFQQWILDDDPQAALQWERWLTAHPEQRAVVEAAALLLRGPQFKKPAFDARKTDADWRRLQAQLQANAPQMRPLRRTSHRWAYRVAAAMVVLLTAVGAVWWIDYTSYERLATAFGERQEVVLPDGSRVVLNANSRLRYTKDWQQATAREVWLDGEAFFKVAKQPTPAGGIKFVVHTDDLDVEVLGTEFNVQKRARLTEVTLEEGRIRLELHAPEAEQEVVLQPGDQVAYHPDTRQLERRQLKAPEHISAWQQGQLVLDQKTLGEVAMTLEDHFGKQVVFADQSLSQVRLSGRYPLDDLDRLLEALSVSAQMDIAHDNQRIVFRPMHP is encoded by the coding sequence GTGAAGTACACGCCCGAAGACCTTCTCCGCGACCCCTCTTTCCAACAATGGATTTTGGACGACGACCCTCAGGCTGCGTTGCAGTGGGAGCGTTGGCTGACGGCCCACCCGGAGCAGCGTGCCGTGGTGGAGGCGGCCGCCCTGCTGCTGCGGGGACCACAGTTTAAAAAGCCGGCGTTCGATGCCCGGAAAACCGACGCCGACTGGCGGCGCTTGCAGGCACAGCTCCAGGCGAACGCGCCTCAGATGCGCCCTCTGCGCCGAACGTCCCACCGGTGGGCCTACCGAGTTGCCGCGGCTATGGTCGTGTTGCTGACGGCCGTCGGAGCCGTTTGGTGGATCGACTACACCTCCTACGAACGTCTGGCCACCGCCTTCGGCGAACGGCAGGAGGTGGTGTTGCCCGATGGGTCGCGCGTCGTGCTGAATGCCAACTCGCGCCTGCGGTACACCAAAGACTGGCAGCAGGCCACTGCCCGTGAAGTGTGGCTGGACGGTGAAGCGTTTTTCAAGGTAGCCAAACAACCGACCCCGGCCGGCGGCATCAAGTTCGTGGTTCACACCGACGACCTGGACGTGGAAGTGCTGGGTACGGAATTCAACGTCCAGAAACGAGCCCGGCTGACGGAGGTAACGCTGGAGGAAGGGCGCATTCGTCTCGAGTTGCACGCCCCCGAGGCCGAACAGGAAGTCGTGCTGCAACCGGGCGATCAGGTGGCCTACCATCCCGACACCCGTCAGTTGGAGCGCCGTCAGTTGAAGGCGCCCGAACACATCTCCGCCTGGCAGCAGGGCCAGCTGGTGCTGGATCAGAAAACCCTGGGCGAAGTTGCCATGACGCTGGAAGACCACTTCGGCAAGCAGGTGGTGTTTGCCGACCAATCGCTCTCGCAGGTTCGGCTCAGCGGCCGCTATCCGCTCGACGACCTGGACCGGTTGCTGGAAGCGCTGAGCGTTTCGGCGCAGATGGACATCGCACACGACAACCAACGCATCGTCTTTCGACCTATGCATCCTTAG
- a CDS encoding RNA polymerase sigma factor → MSTVTADASDFFATQWNRLRQGDETALKELFTAFHADLCQYGARLSGNEELARDCVQVVFLNLWQRRARLVEVRKVKAYLFQALRHELLKKMERQQRHSLLHQEIGHEFYGPLFSPEELVVDAERAEEQRRVLAQALNHLSAREREVIYLRYFEGLNCTQISEIMGIGYQPVLNCLYRACQRLRKDDRLRQIADLTLVAFLSVLLA, encoded by the coding sequence ATGTCCACCGTTACTGCAGACGCTTCGGATTTTTTTGCCACGCAGTGGAACCGCCTTCGTCAGGGAGACGAAACGGCGCTCAAGGAACTTTTTACGGCGTTTCATGCGGACCTGTGCCAATACGGCGCGCGCCTGTCGGGCAACGAAGAACTGGCGCGCGACTGCGTGCAAGTGGTTTTCCTGAACCTGTGGCAACGCCGCGCGCGGCTGGTGGAAGTCAGAAAAGTGAAGGCTTACCTGTTTCAGGCGTTGCGGCACGAACTGTTGAAGAAGATGGAACGCCAGCAGCGGCATTCCCTCCTGCACCAGGAAATCGGGCACGAGTTCTACGGACCTCTGTTTTCGCCGGAAGAGTTGGTGGTGGATGCCGAGCGGGCCGAAGAACAGCGGCGCGTACTGGCCCAGGCGTTGAACCACCTGTCTGCGCGGGAGCGGGAGGTGATCTACCTCCGCTACTTCGAGGGGCTGAACTGTACGCAGATCAGCGAGATTATGGGCATCGGGTACCAGCCCGTGCTCAATTGCCTGTACCGGGCCTGCCAGCGTCTGCGGAAAGACGATCGCCTGCGGCAGATCGCCGACCTGACCCTGGTGGCGTTCCTGAGCGTACTGCTCGCCTAA
- a CDS encoding MATE family efflux transporter, whose product MKSTTPSLQGWQAHKHLLTLAFPMILANSTTPLLGLVDTAVMGHMDSAAMLAGASIGALILTQLYWVCGFLRMSTTGLSAQAKGNPREPVLQSAKVLWQTAGVAALLGLVIVALQWPLWQVGMGLAAPPAEVATHAQAYFSVRVWGAPAALLNLVLIGWLVGQQKTRTVLVIQVVGNLLNAVSDLVLVLGLQMSVPGVALASVLAEYAMMGMAGAFALRMCAGVAPHRDWFNAAARRMLLKLNGNMLIRNLALQACLAFVTLQGARLGETAAAVNALLMQFFVLIALGLDGIAYAVEALVGEAVGAGQAKQVVVQTQQGLLWSTVFALVYAVGFFSGGPSLLRLLTDLDDLYRAALPYLPLMVALPLLAHWCFLFDGVFVGLTRSAPMRDTMVVSALLVFFPVWWFTRQHGNVALWYAMLAFLLARGITLGGFFWRLTRRQAWLR is encoded by the coding sequence TTGAAGTCCACAACACCTTCTTTGCAGGGCTGGCAGGCCCACAAGCATTTGCTGACCCTCGCCTTTCCCATGATCCTGGCGAACAGCACCACGCCGTTGCTCGGGTTGGTGGACACCGCCGTGATGGGCCATATGGATTCGGCGGCCATGTTGGCGGGTGCTTCCATCGGGGCGCTCATCCTGACACAACTTTACTGGGTCTGTGGCTTTCTGCGCATGTCGACCACCGGCTTGAGTGCCCAGGCCAAGGGCAATCCCCGGGAGCCGGTGCTGCAGTCGGCCAAGGTGCTGTGGCAGACGGCCGGCGTCGCGGCTCTGCTGGGGCTGGTGATCGTGGCGCTCCAGTGGCCGCTCTGGCAGGTGGGCATGGGGCTAGCCGCTCCGCCCGCCGAGGTCGCCACCCACGCGCAAGCCTATTTTTCGGTGCGGGTGTGGGGAGCTCCGGCGGCGCTGCTAAATCTGGTGCTGATCGGCTGGCTGGTGGGGCAACAAAAAACGCGCACGGTGCTGGTCATTCAGGTGGTCGGCAACTTGTTGAATGCCGTATCGGATCTGGTGCTGGTGCTGGGGTTGCAGATGTCGGTGCCGGGCGTAGCGCTGGCGAGCGTCCTGGCCGAGTACGCCATGATGGGCATGGCCGGGGCCTTTGCACTGCGCATGTGCGCGGGCGTAGCGCCTCACCGCGACTGGTTCAATGCGGCGGCCCGGCGCATGCTTCTTAAGCTCAACGGCAACATGCTGATCCGCAACCTGGCGCTGCAAGCCTGTCTGGCCTTCGTTACCCTGCAAGGTGCCCGACTGGGCGAAACGGCCGCCGCCGTCAATGCGCTGTTGATGCAGTTTTTTGTGTTGATTGCCCTGGGCCTCGACGGCATTGCCTACGCCGTGGAAGCCCTGGTCGGGGAAGCGGTCGGGGCGGGACAGGCAAAGCAGGTCGTCGTCCAGACCCAACAGGGATTGCTCTGGTCAACGGTATTTGCGTTGGTCTATGCAGTTGGCTTTTTCAGCGGCGGCCCCTCCCTCCTGCGCCTCCTGACCGACCTGGACGATCTGTACCGGGCGGCGCTTCCGTACCTGCCGCTCATGGTGGCGCTGCCTCTGCTTGCCCACTGGTGCTTTCTGTTCGACGGCGTCTTTGTCGGGCTGACGCGCTCCGCCCCCATGCGCGACACGATGGTGGTCAGTGCATTGCTGGTCTTCTTCCCCGTCTGGTGGTTCACCCGGCAGCATGGCAACGTTGCGTTGTGGTACGCCATGCTGGCCTTTCTGCTGGCGCGGGGCATCACCCTGGGTGGGTTCTTCTGGCGACTTACACGTCGACAGGCCTGGCTCCGTTGA
- a CDS encoding glycoside hydrolase 43 family protein has product MLVAFWGAGTLRAQNPILHADVPDLSMIRVGDTYYMSSTTMHMSPGVPIMKSTDLVNWELIGYAYDTLADQDDLNLMNGKSTYGRGSWASCLRHHNGTFYVSTFAQTTGKTYIFSTKDPEQGPWQVASFAPSYHDHTIFFDDDGKVYMIWGGGTLRMVELKSDLSGVKEGTERVLIENANAPAGPNIGLNAEGSQLFKVKGKYYLFNIVWPKGGMRTVLIHRADQITGPYEGRVALQDKGVAQGGLIDTPAGDWYAYLFRDYGAVGRIPYLVPVTWQDGWPVLGIDGKVPDTLEGLPATKGLIPGLVHSDEFTRKKGEPALPLVWQWNHNPDNEHWSLTGRKGFLRLTTGRVDTTLMLVRNMLTQRTIGPECAGTTALDVSHLKEGDRAGLALLQQKYGWVGVKYENGRKSLVMVNAESGRAEEAQQVPFDQKTVYLRAVCDFRDRRDVATFFYSLDGKTWTRIGNELHMEYTLPHFMGYRFGLFTYATQTPGGYADFDYFRITDEVTKHP; this is encoded by the coding sequence ATGTTGGTAGCGTTTTGGGGGGCAGGTACCCTCCGCGCACAGAATCCCATCCTCCACGCCGACGTCCCCGACCTGTCGATGATACGCGTCGGCGACACTTACTACATGAGCAGCACCACCATGCACATGAGCCCGGGTGTGCCCATCATGAAATCGACCGATCTGGTCAACTGGGAACTGATCGGTTATGCCTACGACACCCTCGCCGATCAGGACGACCTGAACCTGATGAACGGGAAGAGCACCTACGGACGCGGCTCGTGGGCCAGTTGCCTCCGCCACCACAACGGCACGTTCTATGTCTCCACGTTCGCGCAAACTACCGGCAAGACCTACATCTTCTCGACGAAAGATCCGGAGCAAGGTCCCTGGCAGGTCGCTTCGTTTGCGCCCTCTTACCATGACCACACGATTTTTTTCGATGATGACGGGAAGGTGTACATGATCTGGGGTGGCGGCACGCTGCGCATGGTGGAACTAAAAAGCGACCTCTCGGGCGTGAAAGAAGGCACCGAACGTGTACTGATCGAAAACGCCAACGCTCCCGCCGGGCCGAACATCGGCCTGAATGCGGAGGGCTCTCAGCTGTTTAAGGTGAAGGGGAAATACTACCTGTTCAACATCGTCTGGCCCAAAGGGGGCATGCGCACCGTTCTGATCCACCGGGCCGACCAAATTACCGGTCCTTACGAAGGCCGCGTCGCCCTGCAGGACAAAGGCGTAGCGCAGGGCGGGTTGATCGACACACCCGCCGGCGACTGGTACGCGTACCTGTTTCGCGATTACGGGGCGGTGGGCCGCATCCCGTATCTGGTGCCGGTGACCTGGCAAGACGGCTGGCCGGTGCTGGGGATCGACGGCAAAGTACCCGACACGCTGGAAGGCTTGCCCGCCACGAAGGGACTGATTCCCGGACTGGTGCATTCCGACGAATTTACCCGGAAAAAAGGCGAGCCTGCCCTGCCGCTGGTCTGGCAGTGGAACCACAATCCCGACAACGAGCACTGGTCGCTTACCGGGCGCAAGGGTTTCTTACGCCTGACCACCGGGCGGGTCGATACCACGTTGATGTTAGTCCGCAACATGCTGACGCAGCGCACCATCGGGCCGGAATGCGCCGGGACGACTGCCCTTGACGTTTCTCACTTGAAAGAAGGCGACCGGGCGGGCCTGGCGCTGTTGCAACAGAAATACGGTTGGGTGGGGGTGAAGTACGAAAACGGACGCAAATCGCTCGTGATGGTCAATGCCGAATCGGGTCGGGCGGAAGAGGCACAACAAGTGCCGTTCGATCAGAAAACCGTCTACCTGCGGGCCGTCTGCGATTTCCGCGACCGTCGCGATGTGGCGACATTTTTCTATAGCCTCGACGGAAAAACCTGGACCCGGATCGGGAACGAGTTGCACATGGAATACACCTTGCCGCACTTTATGGGCTACCGCTTCGGGTTGTTTACCTACGCGACCCAGACGCCTGGTGGCTACGCAGACTTCGACTACTTCCGCATCACCGACGAGGTGACCAAGCACCCGTAA